From Suricata suricatta isolate VVHF042 chromosome 1, meerkat_22Aug2017_6uvM2_HiC, whole genome shotgun sequence, a single genomic window includes:
- the LOC115286504 gene encoding small integral membrane protein 30-like — protein MPSVSAQLFLVLISLLLVLPVVEAVEAGDAIALLLGVVLSITGSCACLGVYARRRNGQL, from the coding sequence ATGCCTTCAGTTTCAGCACAGTTGTTCTTGGTCCTCATTTCACTGCTCTTGGTGCTGCCTGTCGTTGAAGCAGTAGAAGCTGGAGATGCAATCGCTCTCTTGTTAGGTGTGGTGCTCAGCATTACAGGCAGTTGTGCTTGTTTGGGGGTATATGCACGAAGGAGAAATGGACAACTGTGA